The Deinococcus radiotolerans genome segment TGGCGGTTCCTGATCGCGTCGGTGGCGCTGCTGCCCCTGGTGGCCTGGGCGCGACGCGCGCCGACCCATGAGGCGCGGCGACCGGACGGGTGGCGCAGCAGCGCCCTGTGGCGCGACGGCTTCATCCTGGGCGCCTGGCTGATCGCGGGGTACGGCACGCAGACCATTGCGCTGCAGACCACGTCCGCGAACCGCGCGGCGTTCTTCACGGCGCTCAGCGTGGTGCTCGTGCCCCTGTGGCTGGTGGTGGCGCAGCGCCGCCGCATGCCCCTGCTGCTGTGGGGGGCGCTGCCGCTGGCGGTGGCGGGCCTGGCGCTGCTGTCCTGGGAGGGTGGGGCGCTGGTCGCAGGGGACGGGTGGGCGCTGGCGTGCGCGGTGACGTACGCGGGGTTCATCGTGACCCTGGAGCGCATGGCGGACCGGCACGCGGCGCTGCCGTTCACGGTGACGCAGGTGCTGAGCGTCACGGCGCTGGCGCTGGTGTGGCTGCTGCTGGGCGGCGCGCCGTCCCTGCCGCCCGCCGCGGCGTGGGGGCCGCTGCTGTACCTGGGCGTGGCCGCGACTGCCGCGACAACCCTGCTGCAGACCATCGGGCAGCGCAGCGTGAGTGCCGCAGAGGCCAGCCTGATCTACGCGCTGGAGCCGGTGACCGCCTCGGCGTTCAGTTTCGTGCTGATCGGCGAGCAGGTGGGTGTGCGGGGCGCGCTGGGCGGCGCGCTGGTGGTGGCCGCGACCGTCCTGAGTCAACGGGCCGACCGGCCGCACGCGGAGACGCCCGCCGTGCAGGTGGAGTAGCGTCCGCGTGGCCCTCAGCGGGCGCGGGTCTGGTCGGGGATCAGCAGGGTCTTCAGGGCAGAGTTGCTGGACCACACGCCCCGCAGGCCGTTTTGCAGGGCGCTGCCGCGCACGGCGTCGTACAGCGCGGGCGGCAGGCTCTCGGAGGGGTACACGCCGCGTGAACCCTGGGCGTCCACGCGCAGGTCCAGCGGGAAGTTCAGGGCCAGCGTGGCGATCAGCACGCCGCCCAGCGCGAAGCCCCCGGCCGCGCCGGCCCCCAGGTGCCAGGGGCGGTCCAGGGGATTCTGGATGCGGCTGGTGATGGCCGTGCCGATGCCCACGGCCAGCAGCATGCTCAGGATCACGGCGATGATGGCGTTGCCACTCAGGGCGTTCGCCAGGAAGCAGGCGGCGATCCCGCCCAGACCCCACGCGAGGCCGCTCAGGCCGCGCCGGGCGCCCAGCGCGGTCACGGCGGCCCAGAGGGTCACGAGCAGCGCATCGAACCAGGTGATCACGTTCCGCAGTGTACAGGGGCGTCCCGGGCCAGTGTCTGCGGTGTTTCCGGCGGCGCCCGGTCCGGTTGGGGGCTTTCCTCCCGGTGTCCGGGGAGCGGCTGGCCTAGACTGGGGTTATGATTCGCGTCTTGCTCGTCGATGACCACGCGCTGTTCCGTCAGGGGCTGCGCAGCCTGCTGGAGTCCGAGGGAATGCGCGTGATCGGCGAGGCCGCCAACGGGCGCGAGGCGATCCGCTACGCGGCGGACACGCACCCCGACGTGATCCTCATGGATATCCAGATGCCGGACCTGGACGGCGTGAAGGCCACGCAGAGCATCCTGGAGATCGATCCTAAGGCCCGCGTGATCATGATCACCATGTACCGCCAGGACCGCTACGTGTTCGAGGCCGTGAAGGCCGGGGCGCGGGGCTACGTGCTCAAGGACGCGGACGCCACGACCCTGCTGGACGTGATCCGCCGCGTGGCGGCCGGCGAGGCCCTGCTGGACCCAGAGATGGCGCAGAACGTTCTCGATGACTTCCGCGACAAGCGTGAGGAGCTGCCCAGCGAGAAGCACGCCGACCTGAACGAACGCGAGACGATGATCCTGAAGCTGCTGGCGCAGGGCTTCTCGAATCAGGACATCGCGCTGCGCCTGGACATCAGTGAGAAGACCGTGCGCAACCGCCTGTCGGAGATCTTCACGAAGCTCCAGCTGAACAACCGCACGCAGGCGGCGCTGTACGCGATCCGCGAGGGCATCGCGAACCTTGAGTAAGAGGGGGCCAGCCCAGAACCGCCGCGTTGCGCCGGGTGCGCCCATGAAGCCTGTGACGTTCCGCGCCGGGTGCGGCCGCGAGTGGAGCCTGCCCAGCGCTGAGGCGGACCTGGCGTACACCGATCAGGCGTTCCCCGAGTGCCCCACCTGCGAGCACCGCGTGGAACCCGAGGGCGGCCCGCCCTTCTGCACGCTGCGCCCGGTGGGCACGGCGCATCCGTTCGCAGCGCTGGCCGGGCTGGACCTGCCGGAATGACCGGCGGGGCAGGGGAGAGGCTGGCCGCCTTTCGGGCTCACCTGACGGCGTCGGGCTTCCCCGGCGTGGTGGGTCTGCGGGTCACGGACCTGAACGGCACGGAGCTGGCCGCCTGGAATGCGGACCGGGTGTTCCCGGCAGCCAGCACCATCAAGGTGCCGCTGCTGATCCTGGCCCTCCAGGAGGCGCAGGCCGGGCGGCTGGACCTCACGGCGCGCGTGACCATGCAGGCAGTCGACCGCGTGCCCGGTGCGGGCGTGCTGCACGAGCTGGGCGCGGGGCTGGCGCTGACATGGCAGGACGTGCTGACGCTGATGATCATCGTGAGTGACAACACCGCCACGAACCTCGTGATCGGGCGGCTGGGCGTGGACGCGGTGAACACTTGGCTCACGGCGCAGGGCCTAGATGGGACGCGGCTGGTCGGGAAGTTGCAGCTGCCGCCCGAGCAGCGGAACGAGGCCCAGCGGCGCGGCGAGCGGAACTCGACCACCGCGCAGGACCAGACGGACCTGCTGCGCGCCCTGCTGGCCGGGACCCTGCTCGATGCGGCGCACGCGGCACTGGCGCTGGACATCATGGGGCGTCAGCAGTACCGGGACCTGATCGCGCGGCGCATGCCCTGCGGCCCGGATGGGGAGCGCCTGTACCGCAGCGCTACCAAGAGCGGGGAGCTGCTGGGCGTTCACCACGACGTCGGGGTCCTGTTCACGCCTCGGCCCCTGCTGGTAGCGCTGCTGTCAGCAGGGGGGCGTGACGCCCGCGAGCACCCGGAAAATCAGGATGTGGCAACCCTGGCTGGAGCGCTCTGGCCCCTGCTGGCGGAAATGGGTGAGGTCCCCGTGAGCGAGAGGGGACATTTAACCGGTCGGTCAGGCGCACCATAAAGGGTGCCGAAGTCTGGCGGGCAGCCCCGGGAAGCGCGGCTGGGCGCGTGTTCGGCGCGTGGTATGCTGACCCGTATTAGGCCACCTGAGAGCAGGGTTTCCATCCGCGACACGGCGGGAAATGACTGGCCACTTCATGCTTAGGGAGAGGGAAAGTGGAAAGAAACGACGCTGTCATGCCCTGGGTCGCCATCGTGAGCGCGGCCATCATGTGGATCATCCTGCTGTTCCTGTTCAACAAGGAAACGGCACCGGAACCCGTGGTGGTCGACCCGGCGGTCGTGGCAAACATCAGTAAGGAATGGCCGACACTCGGGAAACAGGTCTTCGCCACTTGCGCTGGCTGTCATGGTGCGGAAGGTCAGGGGGGCGTTGGCCCCAAACTGGCGGGCAACGAGAAGCTCGTCAAGGACCCCGTGTACGTGCACACCATGATCGTCAAGGGCAAGGGCGGCATGCCCGCGCAGAGCCAGCTTAAGGAGAACGAAGTCTACGCTGTGGCGAACTACGTGCTGCACTCCTGGGGCAACAACATCGAGGAACCCCTGACGCCCGCCCAGGTGGCCGAGGGACAGACCAAGATCGACCCGGCAGTCCTGAAAAACCGCAGCCGCTTCGTGCCTGAAGACCTGAAGCTGCCCGAGATCTTCCTGGCGACGTTCGTCATGGTGCTCCTCACGTACGGCCTGATCGGACTGTACAGCGTGTGGGCTGAAGGCGTGGAACTGCATCCCGGGATTCACAAGGTGCGCTCGACGCCCCTGGCCACACTGGGCATCCTCACGACCATGGCGCTGACCGTGCTGTTCGGCGTGCTGTTCGTGCGGCAGATGGTCACAGACTTTGCTGGCTGGGGCGCGAAAGAAGCAGTTGCGCCGAACGTGACGGCCGAAGGCTTCTACGCCGCGATGATCCTGCTGATGCTGGCCGCCAGCATCGCGCTGTACAAGAAGTTCTTCATGGACGGCGAAGTGCTCGTCGAAGACGCCAGCGGCGAGTTCCCCTGGTAATCAGGAGAGGTTTGACATGACCCGGTACAAGAAACAAGATCCTGAAATCACGCGCCGTAAGTTCATCAACGCGGCCATGGGCACCAGCGCCGGTGTGGGCGTCCTGAGCCTCGTCAGTGCACTCGGTAGCGCCAAACCTGTGTTCCGCCTGACTGCGGATGTCGCCCCTCCCATGAAAGGTGACGTGCTCGTCCACGCCGAAGGGCCCAATCAGGGGCAGATCGTCAAGGCATCGGAACTCAGTGACAAGCTGATCCGCGCCTATCCGAAAGGCAGCAACCCGAAGGGCGGCGAGGTCATCCGCGACAAGGACCCCACCAACATTCTCGCCGTGTACAAGTTCGCACCCGGCACCCTGAAAGACCCCACCAAACTTGACGCGACCGTTGACGGTCAGATCGTGGTGTACGGCGACCGCTGCATGCACGCAGGCTGTAACGTCGGAGACGACCCCAAGGGCGGCGGACAGATGTTCTGCCCCTGCCACTCCGGCCAGTACGACGCCACCCAGGGCTGCCGCGTGACTGGCGGGCCGCCCCCCGCGCCGCTGCCACAACTGCCCATCAAGCAGGAGGGTGATCAGCTGGTCGTCACAGGCTTCTTCCTGTCCCGCCCATACGGCTTCAACAAGGAAGAGGACTGGGAGGATTACATCAAGAAGGTTGAGGAGGCAATGGCATGAACCAGTGGCTGGATGAACGCCTGCACATCTCGCGCCTGAACGACAAGTTCCTGCGCAAGGCTTTCCCCGTGCATCACTCCTTCTTCCTGGGAGAGATCACCCTCTTCTCTCTGATCGTGCTGATCATCACGGGCATCCTGCTGGCGCTGGCCTACGAGCCCAGCAACAGCCTGGTCGTGAACAGCTTCGATCCGGGTACCCCCGACAAGCAGAACCTGATCCCGGCGGCCTACCACTCCGCGCTGAAGATCAACGCTATGCCGTTCGGCGACATGCTGCGCCGCGTACACCACTGGATGGCGAACATCATGGTGGCCGCCGCCGTGATCCACATGATGCGCATCTACTTCACGGGCGCGTTCAAGAAGCCGCGCGAAATCAACTGGTGGATCGGCATGCTGCTGCTGATCTTCGCCGCGCTGACCGCCGTGACCGGCTACATCCTGCCGTACGACAACTACGCCTTCCAGACCGTGGGCGTGGTGTACGCCATCGTGAAATCGGTGCCCTGGGTGGGTGACTGGCTGGCGCAGGCGGCCTTCGCCGGTCAGTTCCCTGGCGCCGGGATCATCCCCCGCATCTACGGCTACCACATC includes the following:
- a CDS encoding DMT family transporter codes for the protein MSARARGALLLIVVTCLWGSTFAVVKTLGQLLPASDLIFWRFLIASVALLPLVAWARRAPTHEARRPDGWRSSALWRDGFILGAWLIAGYGTQTIALQTTSANRAAFFTALSVVLVPLWLVVAQRRRMPLLLWGALPLAVAGLALLSWEGGALVAGDGWALACAVTYAGFIVTLERMADRHAALPFTVTQVLSVTALALVWLLLGGAPSLPPAAAWGPLLYLGVAATAATTLLQTIGQRSVSAAEASLIYALEPVTASAFSFVLIGEQVGVRGALGGALVVAATVLSQRADRPHAETPAVQVE
- a CDS encoding response regulator; amino-acid sequence: MIRVLLVDDHALFRQGLRSLLESEGMRVIGEAANGREAIRYAADTHPDVILMDIQMPDLDGVKATQSILEIDPKARVIMITMYRQDRYVFEAVKAGARGYVLKDADATTLLDVIRRVAAGEALLDPEMAQNVLDDFRDKREELPSEKHADLNERETMILKLLAQGFSNQDIALRLDISEKTVRNRLSEIFTKLQLNNRTQAALYAIREGIANLE
- a CDS encoding serine hydrolase; its protein translation is MTGGAGERLAAFRAHLTASGFPGVVGLRVTDLNGTELAAWNADRVFPAASTIKVPLLILALQEAQAGRLDLTARVTMQAVDRVPGAGVLHELGAGLALTWQDVLTLMIIVSDNTATNLVIGRLGVDAVNTWLTAQGLDGTRLVGKLQLPPEQRNEAQRRGERNSTTAQDQTDLLRALLAGTLLDAAHAALALDIMGRQQYRDLIARRMPCGPDGERLYRSATKSGELLGVHHDVGVLFTPRPLLVALLSAGGRDAREHPENQDVATLAGALWPLLAEMGEVPVSERGHLTGRSGAP
- a CDS encoding c-type cytochrome → MPWVAIVSAAIMWIILLFLFNKETAPEPVVVDPAVVANISKEWPTLGKQVFATCAGCHGAEGQGGVGPKLAGNEKLVKDPVYVHTMIVKGKGGMPAQSQLKENEVYAVANYVLHSWGNNIEEPLTPAQVAEGQTKIDPAVLKNRSRFVPEDLKLPEIFLATFVMVLLTYGLIGLYSVWAEGVELHPGIHKVRSTPLATLGILTTMALTVLFGVLFVRQMVTDFAGWGAKEAVAPNVTAEGFYAAMILLMLAASIALYKKFFMDGEVLVEDASGEFPW
- a CDS encoding Rieske 2Fe-2S domain-containing protein, whose amino-acid sequence is MTRYKKQDPEITRRKFINAAMGTSAGVGVLSLVSALGSAKPVFRLTADVAPPMKGDVLVHAEGPNQGQIVKASELSDKLIRAYPKGSNPKGGEVIRDKDPTNILAVYKFAPGTLKDPTKLDATVDGQIVVYGDRCMHAGCNVGDDPKGGGQMFCPCHSGQYDATQGCRVTGGPPPAPLPQLPIKQEGDQLVVTGFFLSRPYGFNKEEDWEDYIKKVEEAMA